CATTCTATCTGCATACGTCATGATAAAATTCGTCTTTACTGAAGAGTTCATAAGGATTGAGAGGCCCCCAGTTGAGATGTATCTTAAGCCGGGAGTGATGATAATCGGGCCCGAGGAGTACAATACAATAAAAGAGAAGCTCGAAAAAGTGCCGGTATTGGCATTTATTAGAGACCTGCATGTCCCCGGGGGATGGAATGCTTTCTTCATAACGACCACGGGGGAAAGAAGTTCCATATTCCCCACTGATCTGGCAAAAATTGTTGATATGGCAGTTAGATATCTAAAAGAGGCAAAGGAGAAGGGATTTGAGGGAATAATCGTTATAGACTGTCCGGAATACTTGAAAACTTACAACGGTTTTGAAGCCCTCGTAAAATTCCTCGCTTCTCTAAAGGATTTCACAATTTTATACAACGGGGTTCTAATTCTGGTAATTGAGGAGGAAGCCTGGGAAAAAAGGGAGCTTAAAATCCTAAAAAGAGTTCTCACTTAATCCCAAAGATTTATAACTTTCCATCATTCAACCTCAAGAGGTGAAAGGATGGGGATTGACAACATAATCGCAAAGCTGGCATCGGCTGGAGCTGATCTCAGCACTAGAAATGCAGTAAGAATGGCGCTCTCTTTAATAAGCGAGGATGAGGAGCTTACGGATCAAATATACGTGGAGATAAAGAACAAAGCGTACAAAGAAGACTTTGCAAAGGTGCCTGTTGAAAAGAGGGCTGTTTTCATCCCCCAGTGTTTAAGGAATGTAAAAGAATGCCCCGCAGAGTTTGGCGAATATGGGTGGAAATGCACAAAGTGTGGAAAGTGTTCAATTGGGAGTATAATTGAGTATGGTGAAGGGCTTGGCTACAAGCAGTTCTACATAGTCCCGGGTGGGAGTTTGGTAAAGAAGATATTAAAGGAGAAGGTCCCTAAAGGAGAAATAAAGGCTGCATTGGGAATAGCATGCTGGCCTGAGCTTGCAGAAGCCAGTGAGAAGCTTTCCATTTTGAAGATTCCGCTTCAAGCCGTGCCTCTATTGAGAGCGGGGTGCATAAACACCCTTGTTGACATTGAAAGGGTCAGGGTGGCCTTGGAGGTTGGCCTTACACAAGAAAGCAAAAATCCAGCATTTTCCACAGACATGAATCCCCAACCGACTCTCTAATGGCTTTCATTTCTTATTTCATTCCAGATCGCAGCCAAAATCAACAGGGCACCCAGATAACCTCTCAAGCTCAGGACTTCCCCGATAGTCAAAAACGCTGATATATGCCCAAAAATTGGTTCAGCGGAGTATATTAAGGCTGCTTTATGGGCTTTCGTTTCTTTCTGATACTTTACCTGAAGAGTGAAAGCAATTACCGTTGCAAAGACTCCCGTGTAAATAATGCCAAGCCACGGAGTTATCCCTACCGGAAGTGCAAATCCCTCAAAAATCAAGGCATAAATTGTCGAAAACACAAAGTTCCAAAATATCTGCCAAAAGGCAAGGCTGGGATAGTCTTTCTCCCCAAATTTCTGGACGAGGACTATCTGGAATGCAAATGAGATTGCACAAAGAACCGTCAACAGATCGCCATAGTTAAAACTTAAGCTCGCTCCTGAGATTAGATACAAACCAGCTATGGCAACACTCAAGGACAGAAAATCCCTTGCCTTCAGCTTATCACCTAGAAGAAAATAAGCTATAAAGGGCGTAAAAACCACATAAAGGGAAGTTATAAAAGCGGAGTTAGATGCGGAGGTGTATTTTAAACCCACTATCTGAAAACCATGCCCAAAAAAGAGGGTTGCCCCCAAAATAAACCCTTCAAAGAAGGTTTCGCTCTTTATGGCTTTCTTTCTAAAAGCAAAGAGCATGAGAAGAGAAGCTATTCCAAAACGGTAAGCCAAAAATAGGACTGGAGGAAGATAAGAAAGGCTAACTTTCATCGCCGGAAACGTGAAGCCCCATATGACCGTAATCCCAAGAAGAATTAGCTCCGCCCTTTTCATGCTCCAATCTAAATTCCCTTACTTTTTAAGCGTTTTCCTTTAGACATAGGTTTAAGCGTTCTAATTTTCGTAACCCTTATATAAAATGAAGGCGTGTCATTTTTGGTGATACCATGGGTGAGGAAGAAGCTTATGAAGTCCAAAAGGAGAGCGTTGAGCGGATATGGATTCTGATAACTCCCGATAGGTGCAGCGGTTGCAGGCTGTGTGAAGTTGCCTGTTCCCTTGAACACGAAGGAATCATATGGCCAGAGGCATCAAGAATCAGGGTCTTTGAGCTTTTGCCCGGTGTTAACGTTCCACACACATGTGTTCAATGCCCGGACTATCCATGTGTAAATGCCTGCCCTACAAAGGCCCTTAGTGTTGATGAAAAGACAGGGGCAGTGCTTGTCGATGAAGCGAAGTGCATAGAGTGCGGGGCTTGTATAACAGCTTGCCCCGGGGATGTCCCGAGAATTCCAGCTGGTAAAGGAAGCGTTGTCATATGCGACCTCTGCGGTGGAAATCCGAAGTGTGTTGAAGTTTGCCATGAGGCCGGGCACGATGCCCTAAAGATTGTCACAGGAAACTACAGGCCTATCTTCAAGACATTTGCAAAGGATCCCGTGGAAAAGAGCTCTGAGATAGCGAAAAAGATCTTTGGAGAAGAGTTCCTGGGGTGAGTAAAATGTATGCATACACTGGGAAGCTCCTTGATGTTGACTTAACAAGGGAAGAGATTAAGGAAGTTGAGCTTGAGGAAGAAACTCTAAGGAAGTTCTACGGGGGAAGAGGGCTTGGAACTTACCTCCTCTGGAAAGAGCTTGGAGACAGGTGGGAGAGCGTCGATCCCCTTGGCGAAGAAAACATTCTTCTAATCCTAAACGGACCTCTAACCGGTTACTACCCGGGCATGAAAACCGCTGTTGTTTCTAAATCCCCGGAGAGCAATGGTATTGTGGGGAGTGTTTTAAGCAGTGAGGTGGGATTAGAGCTCAAGGCATCGGGATACGATGGGATTATAGTCAGAGGAAAGGCAAAAACACCCGTCTACCTCTTCGTTTACAACGATACCGTAGAGATAAGGGATGCATCTAAGTACTGGGGCATGGGAGGCATTGAGCTTCATAAAACCCTCTTAAAGGAAGTGCACGAAGAGATAAGAAAAAAGGAAATGCTGAAAGGGATCCCCAAAGAGCCCGCAATGATGTACATAGGCAAAGGAGGAGAGAATAAAGTTCGCTTTGCTGCAATAATGACAAAGCTCATGCATGCCGCAGGTTACGGTGGCTATGGAGCTGTTATGGGGAGCAAGAACCTCAAAGCGATAGTTGTAAAGGGAAGCAAATCCCTTCCAGAAGTTTACGACAAAGAAAAAATGAAATCCCTCCTCAGAGAGTTCTGGAAGGAGCTCTTCTCAATGACCACATTTAGGGAATGGGGCACCGGGGCTGGGGGCTATAGTGTAGGGCATGACCGCTCAAGCGAGCCGATAAGAAACTGGCAGGAGGAATATCACAACAACGAGGAGATAAGTGTCGTTAACTTCGAAAATAGGGCATGGATAAAGAAGTACTGGGCAGACTACGGCTGTCCAGTGAACTGTATGAAAATCTCCTACCTCCGTTATGGCGAATACAAGGGCTCAATAACGGATGCACCTGACTACGAGCTCCAAGCGTATATGGGAACCAACCTTGGAATATTCGAGCCTGAGAAGATCGTTTACCTCTCATACCTTGTGGACGAACTCGGCTTGGATGGGATAAACGCCGGAAACACCATGGGATTTGCAGCGGAGCTTTACCAGAGGGGGATCCTCACAAAGGAAGACATAGGATTTGAGCTCAACTGGGGTGATGAAAAGGCATTTGCAAAGCTTTTACAGCTAATAGCAGAGAAAGAGGGGATAGGAGAAATACTTGCAGAGGGAACCTACAGAGCAGCATTAAGGATTTCCGAGATGAAGGGAGTGGATGCAACAAAATATGCAGTTCACGTGAAGGGAATCGGAGTAGGAGCCCATGGAATAAGGAGTGAGCTTGACTACACAAAAGACATAAGCTATGCAGTATCAGTCCAAGGGGGAGACCACACCTCAACTGCTGGCCTTCCAGCAAAGAGCTACGAGGGAGAAATGGTAAATGCCTTCTATGACTCAGCTGTTGTGTGTATGTTTGTCACAAGGCCCGGATTTGAGAGAATCCTTGAGTTTGGAAACGCCTTAACGGGATTTGACATAACCCCAGAGCAGTGGTTTAATGAAGTCGGCTTGAGGATAATCCATCTCCAGAGAATACTTTTACTCCTTGGCGGGCCAGACGTATACTGGGATCCAAGAAAAGACGATGACAATCCACCAAGATTCTACGAACCACTACCAAGTGGCCCCGTTAGAGGAAAAGCTCCCAGCAGAGAGGAGATAAAATCAAAGGTCAGACAGTACTACGAGGAAATTGGCTACGACGAGAATGGAATTCCAAAAGAGGAAGTTCTTGAAGAACTCGGCTTAAGCGAGGCAAAGAGGGAAGTTAAGAGAATCAAAAAGCGCTTAAACCTTTAACCTTTTCTTTCAAACTTTTGGTTTTGATGAACTTTTTAAGGCTTTATTGTCAAAAAATATGCGGTGAGTGTT
The Thermococcus sp. 2319x1 DNA segment above includes these coding regions:
- a CDS encoding DUF116 domain-containing protein; the encoded protein is MGIDNIIAKLASAGADLSTRNAVRMALSLISEDEELTDQIYVEIKNKAYKEDFAKVPVEKRAVFIPQCLRNVKECPAEFGEYGWKCTKCGKCSIGSIIEYGEGLGYKQFYIVPGGSLVKKILKEKVPKGEIKAALGIACWPELAEASEKLSILKIPLQAVPLLRAGCINTLVDIERVRVALEVGLTQESKNPAFSTDMNPQPTL
- a CDS encoding aldehyde ferredoxin oxidoreductase family protein, producing MYAYTGKLLDVDLTREEIKEVELEEETLRKFYGGRGLGTYLLWKELGDRWESVDPLGEENILLILNGPLTGYYPGMKTAVVSKSPESNGIVGSVLSSEVGLELKASGYDGIIVRGKAKTPVYLFVYNDTVEIRDASKYWGMGGIELHKTLLKEVHEEIRKKEMLKGIPKEPAMMYIGKGGENKVRFAAIMTKLMHAAGYGGYGAVMGSKNLKAIVVKGSKSLPEVYDKEKMKSLLREFWKELFSMTTFREWGTGAGGYSVGHDRSSEPIRNWQEEYHNNEEISVVNFENRAWIKKYWADYGCPVNCMKISYLRYGEYKGSITDAPDYELQAYMGTNLGIFEPEKIVYLSYLVDELGLDGINAGNTMGFAAELYQRGILTKEDIGFELNWGDEKAFAKLLQLIAEKEGIGEILAEGTYRAALRISEMKGVDATKYAVHVKGIGVGAHGIRSELDYTKDISYAVSVQGGDHTSTAGLPAKSYEGEMVNAFYDSAVVCMFVTRPGFERILEFGNALTGFDITPEQWFNEVGLRIIHLQRILLLLGGPDVYWDPRKDDDNPPRFYEPLPSGPVRGKAPSREEIKSKVRQYYEEIGYDENGIPKEEVLEELGLSEAKREVKRIKKRLNL
- a CDS encoding 4Fe-4S dicluster domain-containing protein; its protein translation is MGEEEAYEVQKESVERIWILITPDRCSGCRLCEVACSLEHEGIIWPEASRIRVFELLPGVNVPHTCVQCPDYPCVNACPTKALSVDEKTGAVLVDEAKCIECGACITACPGDVPRIPAGKGSVVICDLCGGNPKCVEVCHEAGHDALKIVTGNYRPIFKTFAKDPVEKSSEIAKKIFGEEFLG
- a CDS encoding DMT family transporter — protein: MKRAELILLGITVIWGFTFPAMKVSLSYLPPVLFLAYRFGIASLLMLFAFRKKAIKSETFFEGFILGATLFFGHGFQIVGLKYTSASNSAFITSLYVVFTPFIAYFLLGDKLKARDFLSLSVAIAGLYLISGASLSFNYGDLLTVLCAISFAFQIVLVQKFGEKDYPSLAFWQIFWNFVFSTIYALIFEGFALPVGITPWLGIIYTGVFATVIAFTLQVKYQKETKAHKAALIYSAEPIFGHISAFLTIGEVLSLRGYLGALLILAAIWNEIRNESH